The genome window GTTGTTGCTCGGCCGCTCGTAGCCAGAATGTGGAAACGGGTTAAACGGAATCAGGTTGATCTTGCACGGGGTGTTCTTGAGCAACTCGATCATCTCGACCGCGTGCTCGACCTTGTCATTGATGTCCTTGAGCAAGGTGTACTCGATGGTCAGCACGCGCTTTTCGCCCAGGGACGACATGTAGCGCTGGCAAGATTCGAGCAGCATCTTAAGCGGATACTTCTTGTTGATCGGCACCAATTGGTTACGCAATGCGTCATTGGGTGCGTGCAGCGACAACGCCAGGGAGACGTCGATGTGCTTGGACAGCTCATCGATCATCGGCACCACGCCGGAGGTCGACAGGGTTACACGGCGCTTGGAGATGCCGTAGCCCAGGTCGTCCATCATCAGGTGCATGGCCGAAACCACGTTGTCGAAGTTCAGCAGCGGCTCACCCATGCCCATCATCACCACGTTGGTGATGGCACGGTCGACGGTCGCCGGGACGCTGCCAAAGGATTTGTTGGCAATCCACACCTGGCCGATCACTTCGGCGGCGGTGAGGTTGCTGTTGAAGCCTTGCTTGCCGGTGGAGCAGAAACTGCAGTCCAGGGCACAGCCTGCCTGGGACGAAACGCACAAGGTGCCGCGTTTGCCCTGGGGAATGTACACAGTCTCGACACAGCTGCCGGACGCCACGCGCACCACCCACTTGCGGGTGCCGTCGCTGGAGATGTCCTCGCTGACCACTTCGGGACCACGCACTTCAGCAATGGCCTTGAGCTTGTCGCGCAGGGCCTTGCTGACGTTCGTCATGGCGTCGAAATCATCGACGCCAAAGTGGTGAATCCATTTCATTACCTGACCGGCACGGAAACGCTTCTCCCCGATTGAGTCGAAGAATTTCTCCATTTCCGGCTGGGTCAGCCCCAGCAGGTTGGTTTTTACAGTCGATGTCGTCATGGATTCACCCTCACTCTTTAAGCCGATGCTTAGCGAGCGGTTACTTCAGTAGCGGCGAAGAAGTACGAGATTTCACGAGCAGCAGCGGCTTCGGAGTCCGAACCGTGTACAGCGTTGGCGTCGATGGACTCGGCGAAGTCAGCACGGATGGTGCCGGCAGCGGCTTCTTTAGGGTTGGTAGCGCCCATCAGCTCACGGTTCAGAGCGATAGCGTTTTCGCCTTCCAGAACCTGGACAACAACAGGACCGGAGATCATGAAGGCAACCAGGTCGCCGAAGAAGCCACGAGCGCTGTGCTCAGCGTAGAAGCCTTCAGCTTCAGCCTTGGACAGTTGCTTGAGTTTCGAAGCTACAACCTTCAGGCCGGCTTTTTCGAAACGAGTGGTGATCTCGCCGATGACGTTTTTTGCAACAGCGTCAGGCTTGATGATGGAGAAAGTACGTTGAACAGCCATGGTGTAACTCCAGAAACGGTAATTTACGAAAAATTAAACCCGCGAATTATACGCGGGTTATTGGGTATTGCCTAACTGCGTAAGGGAGGCGTCAGTCCTGTTCTTCTTTCCAGGCAGTCTGGATAGCCTCCAGGACCTTCTCACCACCGCGATCACGCTCATCTTCGAACCCTGGCAACGCCATGACCATGTCACGCAAAGCTACAAAGTTCAGGGAGTAAGGATCCAGATCCGGGTTGGCATCGGCCAACAGGATAGCGATCTCTTGTACATCAACCCATTTAAGACTCATGACACTTCCTTGAATCAATGC of Pseudomonas azotoformans contains these proteins:
- the iscX gene encoding Fe-S cluster assembly protein IscX; translated protein: MSLKWVDVQEIAILLADANPDLDPYSLNFVALRDMVMALPGFEDERDRGGEKVLEAIQTAWKEEQD
- the ndk gene encoding nucleoside-diphosphate kinase — protein: MAVQRTFSIIKPDAVAKNVIGEITTRFEKAGLKVVASKLKQLSKAEAEGFYAEHSARGFFGDLVAFMISGPVVVQVLEGENAIALNRELMGATNPKEAAAGTIRADFAESIDANAVHGSDSEAAAAREISYFFAATEVTAR
- the rlmN gene encoding 23S rRNA (adenine(2503)-C(2))-methyltransferase RlmN, with protein sequence MTTSTVKTNLLGLTQPEMEKFFDSIGEKRFRAGQVMKWIHHFGVDDFDAMTNVSKALRDKLKAIAEVRGPEVVSEDISSDGTRKWVVRVASGSCVETVYIPQGKRGTLCVSSQAGCALDCSFCSTGKQGFNSNLTAAEVIGQVWIANKSFGSVPATVDRAITNVVMMGMGEPLLNFDNVVSAMHLMMDDLGYGISKRRVTLSTSGVVPMIDELSKHIDVSLALSLHAPNDALRNQLVPINKKYPLKMLLESCQRYMSSLGEKRVLTIEYTLLKDINDKVEHAVEMIELLKNTPCKINLIPFNPFPHSGYERPSNNAIRRFQDQLHQAGYNVTVRTTRGEDIDAACGQLVGQVMDRTRRSERYIAGREVNAADDLPLIAVNRI